The following proteins come from a genomic window of Chionomys nivalis chromosome 9, mChiNiv1.1, whole genome shotgun sequence:
- the Plcb2 gene encoding 1-phosphatidylinositol 4,5-bisphosphate phosphodiesterase beta-2 isoform X2: protein MSLLNPVLSPPVVKAYLSQGERFIKWDDETSIASPVILRVDPKGYYLYWTYQSKEMEFLDITSIRDTRFGKFAKTPKSQKLREVFNMDFPDNHFLLKALTVVSGPDMVDLTFHNFVSYKENVGKDWAEDVLTLTKHPMTANAPRSTFLDKILVKLKMQLNPEGKIPVKNFFQMFPADRKRVEAALSACHLAKGKNDAINPEDFPESVYKSFLMSLCPRPEIDEIFTSYHAKAKPYMTKEHLTKFINQKQRDSRLNSLLFPPARPEQVQALIDKYEPSGINVQRGQLSPEGMVWFLCGPENSMLDHNALLLHQDMTQPLNHYFINSSHNTYLTAGQFSGLSSAEMYRQVLLSGCRCVELDCWKGKPPDEEPIITHGFTMTTDILFKEAIEAIAESAFKTSPYPVILSFENHVDSPRQQAKMAEYCRTMFGDTLLTEPLEKFPLKPGIPLPSPEDLRGKILIKNKKNQFSGPASPSSPDEQKPSGEAEGNSLSSVPIEDDTVWTGEDRTEAEEEVDEEEEEESGSLDEEEIKKMQSDEGTAGLEVTAYEEMSSLVNYIQPTKFISFEFSSQKNRSYVISSFTELKAYELLSKASMQFVDYNKRQMSRVYPKGTRMDSSNYMPQMFWNAGCQMVALNFQTMDLPMQQNMALFEFNGQSGYLLKHEFMRRLDKQFNPFSVDRIDVVVATTLSITVISGQFLSERSVRTYVEVEIFGLPGDPKRRYRTKLSPTTNSINPVWKEEPFVFEKILLPELASLRIAVMEEGNRFLGHRIIPINALRSGYHHLCLRSESNMPLTMPALFVFLEMKDYVPDTWADLTVALANPIKYFNAHDKKSMKLKEVTGSLPEKPFSSVIPVARQSNGASVPAGNGSTGTCTLTAPGAKAKEEATKEVAEPQTASLEELQELKSVVKLQRRHEKELRELERRGARRWEELLQRGTAQLAELGAPGAACKIRPGKGSRKKRIQPCEETVVVAPSELPEAADPRVQELKDRLEQELQQQGEEQYRSVLKRKEQHVTEQIAKMMELAREKQAAELKTFKETSELDTKEMKKRLEAKRLERIQAMTKVTTDKVVQERLKREINSSHIQEVVQAIKQMTETLERHQEKLEGKQTACLEKIRELEKQFQEKALAEYEARMKGLETEVKESVRACFKACFPSETEDQPERACEASKELCPQEPLTNNADTQESRL from the exons CACCCAAG AGCCAGAAACTCAGGGAGGTTTTCAACATGGACTTCCCAGATAACCACTTCCTGCTGAAAGCCCTCACGGTGGTGTCGGGCCCCGACATGGTGGACCTCACCTTCCACAACTTTGTCTCTTACAAGGAGAACGTGGGCAAG GACTGGGCCGAGGATGTACTGACTCTCACCAAACACCCGATGACAGCCAACGCTCCCCGCAGCACTTTCCTAGACAAAAT CCTGGTGAAGCTTAAAATGCAGCTCAATCCTGAAGGAAAGATTCCCGTGAAGAA TTTTTTCCAGATGTTTCCTGCTGACCGCAAACGCGTAGAAGCCGCCCTCAGTGCTTGTCACCTTGCGAAGGGCAAG AATGACGCTATCAATCCTGAGGACTTCCCAGAGTCTGTATACAAGAGCTTCCTCATGAGTCTCTGTCCTCGGCCAGAAATTGACGAGATCTTCACTTCTTA CCACGCTAAAGCTAAACCCTACATGACCAAGGAACACCTGACCAAATTCATCAACCAGAAGCAGCGAGACTCTCGCCTCAACTCCTTGCTCTTCCCACCGGCCCGGCCTGAGCAGGTGCAGGCCCTCATCGACAAGTACGAGCCCAGCGGCATCAATGTGCAGAGGG GCCAGCTGTCGCCAGAGGGCATGGtctggtttctctgtggcccagAGAACAGTATGCTGGACCACAATGCACTGCTGCTCCACCAGGACATGACACAGCCCCTGAATCACTACTTTATCAACTCCTCCCACAACACCTACCTGACAG CTGGCCAGTTTTCAGGCCTCTCCTCGGCTGAGATGTACCGCCAGGTGCTGCTGTCTGGCTGCCGCTGTGTGGAATTAGACTGTTGGAAGGGAAAGCCCCCTGATGAGGAGCCCATCATCACCCATGGCTTCACCATGACCACAGATATCTTGTTCAAG GAAGCAATCGAGGCCATCGCAGAGAGTGCCTTTAAGACCTCCCCCTATCCTGTCATCTTGTCGTTTGAAAACCACGTGGACTC ACCCCGCCAACAGGCTAAGATGGCAGAGTACTGCAGGACCATGTTTGGAGACACCCTACTCACGGAACCCCTGGAAAAATTTCCT CTGAAACCTGGCATCCCTCTGCCCAGCCCTGAGGACCTCCGGGGCAAGATTCTCATTAAGAATAAGAAGAACCAGTTTTCTGGTCCAGCATCCCCCAGCTCCCCTGATGAGCAGAAGCCTAGTGGGGAGGCTGAGGGCAACAGCCTGTCTAGTGTCCCCATAGAGGACGACACGG TGTGGACTGGTGAGGACCGGactgaggcagaggaggaggtggacgaggaggaagaggaagagtcagGAAGCCTAGAcgaagaagagataaagaagatgCAGTCGGATGAG GGCACAGCAGGCTTGGAGGTGACAGCTTATGAGGAAATGTCCAGCCTGGTCAATTACATCCAACCCACCAAGTTCATCTCCTTTGAGTTCTCTTCAC AGAAGAACAGAAGTTATGTCATCTCTTCCTTCACGGAGCTCAAGGCCTATGAGCTGCTCTCCAAGGCCTCGATGCAGTTTGTGGA CTACAATAAACGCCAGATGAGCCGAGTGTACCCCAAGGGCACACGCATGGACTCTTCCAACTACATGCCCCAGATGTTCTGGAATGCTGGGTGCCAGATGGTTGCCCTCAATTTCCAAACAATGG ACCTGCCAATGCAGCAGAACATGGCACTGTTTGAGTTCAACGGGCAGAGTGGATACCTCCTGAAGCATGAGTTCATGCGCAGACTGGACAAGCAGTTCAACCCCTTCTCGGTGGACCGCATTGATGTGGTGGTAGCCACCACCCTTTCCATTACG GTGATCTCTGGGCAGTTCCTGTCAGAACGCAGTGTTCGTACCTATGTGGAAGTGGAAATATTTGGCCTCCCAGGGGACCCTAAGAGGCGCTATCGCACCAAACTGTCACCTACTACTAACTCCATCAATCCTGTCTGGAAAGAGGAGCCCTTTGTCTTTGAGAAG ATCTTGCTGCCTGAACTGGCCTCCCTTAGGATAGCTGTGATGGAAGAAGGGAACAGATTTCTTGGACACCGAATCATCCCTATCAATGCCTTGCGTTCTG GATACCACCACTTGTGCCTGCGCAGTGAGAGCAACATGCCTCTTACCATGCCTGCCCTCTTTGTCTTCTTGGAGATGAAGGACTATGTGCCTGACACGTGGGCAG ATCTGACTGTGGCTCTCGCTAACCCCATCAAGTACTTCAATGCCCATGATAAGAAGTCCATGAAGCTCAAGGAGGTGACAGGAAGTCTGCCTGAG AAGCCCTTCTCATCCGTGATTCCTGTTGCCAGACAGTCCAATGGGGCTTCAGTCCCGGCCGGCAACGGGTCTACAG GCACCTGCACTCTTACAGCACCTGGGGCCAAGGCCAAGGAGGAAGCTACCAAAGAAGTGGCAG AGCCACAGACAGCCAGCTTGGAGGAGCTGCAGGAACTAAAGAGCGTGGTGAAGTTGCAGCGGAGACATGAGAAGGAGCTTCGAGAGTTGGAGCGGCGTGGAGCCCGGCGCTGGGAGGAGCTGCTGCAGCGTGGCACCGCACAGCTGGCAGAACTCGGTGCTCCAGGAGCTGCCTGCAAGATCCGCCCGGGCAAGGGTTCCCGCAAGAAGAG AATCCAGCCTTGTGAGGAGACTGTCGTGGTGGCGCCTAGCGAGCTTCCCGAGGCTGCGGACCCGCGCGTGCAGGAACTGAAGGacaggctggagcaggagctgcagCAGCAGGGCGAGGAGCAGTACCGCTCTGTCCTCAAGCGCAAGGAGCAGCACGTGACCGAG CAAATCGCCAAGATGATGGAGCTGGCCAGAGAGAAACAGGCTGCTGAACTCAAGACCTTCAAGGAGACCTCAGAACT TGACAccaaagagatgaagaaaagacTGGAGGCCAAGAGGCTGGAACGGATCCAGGCCATGACCAAAGTCACCACAGACAAGGTGGTGCAAGAGAG GCTCAAGAGAGAGATTAACAGCTCCCACATCCAGGAAGTGGTACAGGCTATCAAGCAG ATGACAGAGACCCTGGAGCGGCACCAGGAAAAGCTGGAAGGGAAGCAGACGGCCTGCCTGGAGAAAATCCGGGAGCTGGAAAAGCAG ttccaggagaAGGCGCTGGCCGAGTACGAGGCCAGGATGAAGGGCCTGGAGACTGAAGTAAAGGAATCAGTGAGGGCCTGCTTCAAGGCCTGCTTCCCCTCTGAAACGGAGGACCAGCCTGAGAGGGCCTGTGAGGCCTCCAAGGAATTGTGTCCACAGGAACCACTCACGAACAATGCAGACACCCAGGAGAGCCGCCTCTGA
- the Plcb2 gene encoding 1-phosphatidylinositol 4,5-bisphosphate phosphodiesterase beta-2 isoform X1, producing MSLLNPVLSPPVVKAYLSQGERFIKWDDETSIASPVILRVDPKGYYLYWTYQSKEMEFLDITSIRDTRFGKFAKTPKSQKLREVFNMDFPDNHFLLKALTVVSGPDMVDLTFHNFVSYKENVGKDWAEDVLTLTKHPMTANAPRSTFLDKILVKLKMQLNPEGKIPVKNFFQMFPADRKRVEAALSACHLAKGKNDAINPEDFPESVYKSFLMSLCPRPEIDEIFTSYHAKAKPYMTKEHLTKFINQKQRDSRLNSLLFPPARPEQVQALIDKYEPSGINVQRGQLSPEGMVWFLCGPENSMLDHNALLLHQDMTQPLNHYFINSSHNTYLTAGQFSGLSSAEMYRQVLLSGCRCVELDCWKGKPPDEEPIITHGFTMTTDILFKEAIEAIAESAFKTSPYPVILSFENHVDSPRQQAKMAEYCRTMFGDTLLTEPLEKFPLKPGIPLPSPEDLRGKILIKNKKNQFSGPASPSSPDEQKPSGEAEGNSLSSVPIEDDTVWTGEDRTEAEEEVDEEEEEESGSLDEEEIKKMQSDEGTAGLEVTAYEEMSSLVNYIQPTKFISFEFSSQKNRSYVISSFTELKAYELLSKASMQFVDYNKRQMSRVYPKGTRMDSSNYMPQMFWNAGCQMVALNFQTMDLPMQQNMALFEFNGQSGYLLKHEFMRRLDKQFNPFSVDRIDVVVATTLSITVISGQFLSERSVRTYVEVEIFGLPGDPKRRYRTKLSPTTNSINPVWKEEPFVFEKILLPELASLRIAVMEEGNRFLGHRIIPINALRSGYHHLCLRSESNMPLTMPALFVFLEMKDYVPDTWADLTVALANPIKYFNAHDKKSMKLKEVTGSLPEAVFTQKPFSSVIPVARQSNGASVPAGNGSTGTCTLTAPGAKAKEEATKEVAEPQTASLEELQELKSVVKLQRRHEKELRELERRGARRWEELLQRGTAQLAELGAPGAACKIRPGKGSRKKRIQPCEETVVVAPSELPEAADPRVQELKDRLEQELQQQGEEQYRSVLKRKEQHVTEQIAKMMELAREKQAAELKTFKETSELDTKEMKKRLEAKRLERIQAMTKVTTDKVVQERLKREINSSHIQEVVQAIKQMTETLERHQEKLEGKQTACLEKIRELEKQFQEKALAEYEARMKGLETEVKESVRACFKACFPSETEDQPERACEASKELCPQEPLTNNADTQESRL from the exons CACCCAAG AGCCAGAAACTCAGGGAGGTTTTCAACATGGACTTCCCAGATAACCACTTCCTGCTGAAAGCCCTCACGGTGGTGTCGGGCCCCGACATGGTGGACCTCACCTTCCACAACTTTGTCTCTTACAAGGAGAACGTGGGCAAG GACTGGGCCGAGGATGTACTGACTCTCACCAAACACCCGATGACAGCCAACGCTCCCCGCAGCACTTTCCTAGACAAAAT CCTGGTGAAGCTTAAAATGCAGCTCAATCCTGAAGGAAAGATTCCCGTGAAGAA TTTTTTCCAGATGTTTCCTGCTGACCGCAAACGCGTAGAAGCCGCCCTCAGTGCTTGTCACCTTGCGAAGGGCAAG AATGACGCTATCAATCCTGAGGACTTCCCAGAGTCTGTATACAAGAGCTTCCTCATGAGTCTCTGTCCTCGGCCAGAAATTGACGAGATCTTCACTTCTTA CCACGCTAAAGCTAAACCCTACATGACCAAGGAACACCTGACCAAATTCATCAACCAGAAGCAGCGAGACTCTCGCCTCAACTCCTTGCTCTTCCCACCGGCCCGGCCTGAGCAGGTGCAGGCCCTCATCGACAAGTACGAGCCCAGCGGCATCAATGTGCAGAGGG GCCAGCTGTCGCCAGAGGGCATGGtctggtttctctgtggcccagAGAACAGTATGCTGGACCACAATGCACTGCTGCTCCACCAGGACATGACACAGCCCCTGAATCACTACTTTATCAACTCCTCCCACAACACCTACCTGACAG CTGGCCAGTTTTCAGGCCTCTCCTCGGCTGAGATGTACCGCCAGGTGCTGCTGTCTGGCTGCCGCTGTGTGGAATTAGACTGTTGGAAGGGAAAGCCCCCTGATGAGGAGCCCATCATCACCCATGGCTTCACCATGACCACAGATATCTTGTTCAAG GAAGCAATCGAGGCCATCGCAGAGAGTGCCTTTAAGACCTCCCCCTATCCTGTCATCTTGTCGTTTGAAAACCACGTGGACTC ACCCCGCCAACAGGCTAAGATGGCAGAGTACTGCAGGACCATGTTTGGAGACACCCTACTCACGGAACCCCTGGAAAAATTTCCT CTGAAACCTGGCATCCCTCTGCCCAGCCCTGAGGACCTCCGGGGCAAGATTCTCATTAAGAATAAGAAGAACCAGTTTTCTGGTCCAGCATCCCCCAGCTCCCCTGATGAGCAGAAGCCTAGTGGGGAGGCTGAGGGCAACAGCCTGTCTAGTGTCCCCATAGAGGACGACACGG TGTGGACTGGTGAGGACCGGactgaggcagaggaggaggtggacgaggaggaagaggaagagtcagGAAGCCTAGAcgaagaagagataaagaagatgCAGTCGGATGAG GGCACAGCAGGCTTGGAGGTGACAGCTTATGAGGAAATGTCCAGCCTGGTCAATTACATCCAACCCACCAAGTTCATCTCCTTTGAGTTCTCTTCAC AGAAGAACAGAAGTTATGTCATCTCTTCCTTCACGGAGCTCAAGGCCTATGAGCTGCTCTCCAAGGCCTCGATGCAGTTTGTGGA CTACAATAAACGCCAGATGAGCCGAGTGTACCCCAAGGGCACACGCATGGACTCTTCCAACTACATGCCCCAGATGTTCTGGAATGCTGGGTGCCAGATGGTTGCCCTCAATTTCCAAACAATGG ACCTGCCAATGCAGCAGAACATGGCACTGTTTGAGTTCAACGGGCAGAGTGGATACCTCCTGAAGCATGAGTTCATGCGCAGACTGGACAAGCAGTTCAACCCCTTCTCGGTGGACCGCATTGATGTGGTGGTAGCCACCACCCTTTCCATTACG GTGATCTCTGGGCAGTTCCTGTCAGAACGCAGTGTTCGTACCTATGTGGAAGTGGAAATATTTGGCCTCCCAGGGGACCCTAAGAGGCGCTATCGCACCAAACTGTCACCTACTACTAACTCCATCAATCCTGTCTGGAAAGAGGAGCCCTTTGTCTTTGAGAAG ATCTTGCTGCCTGAACTGGCCTCCCTTAGGATAGCTGTGATGGAAGAAGGGAACAGATTTCTTGGACACCGAATCATCCCTATCAATGCCTTGCGTTCTG GATACCACCACTTGTGCCTGCGCAGTGAGAGCAACATGCCTCTTACCATGCCTGCCCTCTTTGTCTTCTTGGAGATGAAGGACTATGTGCCTGACACGTGGGCAG ATCTGACTGTGGCTCTCGCTAACCCCATCAAGTACTTCAATGCCCATGATAAGAAGTCCATGAAGCTCAAGGAGGTGACAGGAAGTCTGCCTGAG GCTGTCTTCACCCAGAAGCCCTTCTCATCCGTGATTCCTGTTGCCAGACAGTCCAATGGGGCTTCAGTCCCGGCCGGCAACGGGTCTACAG GCACCTGCACTCTTACAGCACCTGGGGCCAAGGCCAAGGAGGAAGCTACCAAAGAAGTGGCAG AGCCACAGACAGCCAGCTTGGAGGAGCTGCAGGAACTAAAGAGCGTGGTGAAGTTGCAGCGGAGACATGAGAAGGAGCTTCGAGAGTTGGAGCGGCGTGGAGCCCGGCGCTGGGAGGAGCTGCTGCAGCGTGGCACCGCACAGCTGGCAGAACTCGGTGCTCCAGGAGCTGCCTGCAAGATCCGCCCGGGCAAGGGTTCCCGCAAGAAGAG AATCCAGCCTTGTGAGGAGACTGTCGTGGTGGCGCCTAGCGAGCTTCCCGAGGCTGCGGACCCGCGCGTGCAGGAACTGAAGGacaggctggagcaggagctgcagCAGCAGGGCGAGGAGCAGTACCGCTCTGTCCTCAAGCGCAAGGAGCAGCACGTGACCGAG CAAATCGCCAAGATGATGGAGCTGGCCAGAGAGAAACAGGCTGCTGAACTCAAGACCTTCAAGGAGACCTCAGAACT TGACAccaaagagatgaagaaaagacTGGAGGCCAAGAGGCTGGAACGGATCCAGGCCATGACCAAAGTCACCACAGACAAGGTGGTGCAAGAGAG GCTCAAGAGAGAGATTAACAGCTCCCACATCCAGGAAGTGGTACAGGCTATCAAGCAG ATGACAGAGACCCTGGAGCGGCACCAGGAAAAGCTGGAAGGGAAGCAGACGGCCTGCCTGGAGAAAATCCGGGAGCTGGAAAAGCAG ttccaggagaAGGCGCTGGCCGAGTACGAGGCCAGGATGAAGGGCCTGGAGACTGAAGTAAAGGAATCAGTGAGGGCCTGCTTCAAGGCCTGCTTCCCCTCTGAAACGGAGGACCAGCCTGAGAGGGCCTGTGAGGCCTCCAAGGAATTGTGTCCACAGGAACCACTCACGAACAATGCAGACACCCAGGAGAGCCGCCTCTGA
- the Plcb2 gene encoding 1-phosphatidylinositol 4,5-bisphosphate phosphodiesterase beta-2 isoform X3, with protein MSLLNPVLSPPVVKAYLSQGERFIKWDDETSIASPVILRVDPKGYYLYWTYQSKEMEFLDITSIRDTRFGKFAKTPKSQKLREVFNMDFPDNHFLLKALTVVSGPDMVDLTFHNFVSYKENVGKDWAEDVLTLTKHPMTANAPRSTFLDKILVKLKMQLNPEGKIPVKNFFQMFPADRKRVEAALSACHLAKGKNDAINPEDFPESVYKSFLMSLCPRPEIDEIFTSYHAKAKPYMTKEHLTKFINQKQRDSRLNSLLFPPARPEQVQALIDKYEPSGINVQRGQLSPEGMVWFLCGPENSMLDHNALLLHQDMTQPLNHYFINSSHNTYLTAGQFSGLSSAEMYRQVLLSGCRCVELDCWKGKPPDEEPIITHGFTMTTDILFKEAIEAIAESAFKTSPYPVILSFENHVDSPRQQAKMAEYCRTMFGDTLLTEPLEKFPLKPGIPLPSPEDLRGKILIKNKKNQFSGPASPSSPDEQKPSGEAEGNSLSSVPIEDDTVWTGEDRTEAEEEVDEEEEEESGSLDEEEIKKMQSDEGTAGLEVTAYEEMSSLVNYIQPTKFISFEFSSQKNRSYVISSFTELKAYELLSKASMQFVDYNKRQMSRVYPKGTRMDSSNYMPQMFWNAGCQMVALNFQTMDLPMQQNMALFEFNGQSGYLLKHEFMRRLDKQFNPFSVDRIDVVVATTLSITVISGQFLSERSVRTYVEVEIFGLPGDPKRRYRTKLSPTTNSINPVWKEEPFVFEKILLPELASLRIAVMEEGNRFLGHRIIPINALRSGYHHLCLRSESNMPLTMPALFVFLEMKDYVPDTWADLTVALANPIKYFNAHDKKSMKLKEVTGSLPEAVFTQKPFSSVIPVARQSNGASVPAGNGSTAPGAKAKEEATKEVAEPQTASLEELQELKSVVKLQRRHEKELRELERRGARRWEELLQRGTAQLAELGAPGAACKIRPGKGSRKKRIQPCEETVVVAPSELPEAADPRVQELKDRLEQELQQQGEEQYRSVLKRKEQHVTEQIAKMMELAREKQAAELKTFKETSELDTKEMKKRLEAKRLERIQAMTKVTTDKVVQERLKREINSSHIQEVVQAIKQMTETLERHQEKLEGKQTACLEKIRELEKQFQEKALAEYEARMKGLETEVKESVRACFKACFPSETEDQPERACEASKELCPQEPLTNNADTQESRL; from the exons CACCCAAG AGCCAGAAACTCAGGGAGGTTTTCAACATGGACTTCCCAGATAACCACTTCCTGCTGAAAGCCCTCACGGTGGTGTCGGGCCCCGACATGGTGGACCTCACCTTCCACAACTTTGTCTCTTACAAGGAGAACGTGGGCAAG GACTGGGCCGAGGATGTACTGACTCTCACCAAACACCCGATGACAGCCAACGCTCCCCGCAGCACTTTCCTAGACAAAAT CCTGGTGAAGCTTAAAATGCAGCTCAATCCTGAAGGAAAGATTCCCGTGAAGAA TTTTTTCCAGATGTTTCCTGCTGACCGCAAACGCGTAGAAGCCGCCCTCAGTGCTTGTCACCTTGCGAAGGGCAAG AATGACGCTATCAATCCTGAGGACTTCCCAGAGTCTGTATACAAGAGCTTCCTCATGAGTCTCTGTCCTCGGCCAGAAATTGACGAGATCTTCACTTCTTA CCACGCTAAAGCTAAACCCTACATGACCAAGGAACACCTGACCAAATTCATCAACCAGAAGCAGCGAGACTCTCGCCTCAACTCCTTGCTCTTCCCACCGGCCCGGCCTGAGCAGGTGCAGGCCCTCATCGACAAGTACGAGCCCAGCGGCATCAATGTGCAGAGGG GCCAGCTGTCGCCAGAGGGCATGGtctggtttctctgtggcccagAGAACAGTATGCTGGACCACAATGCACTGCTGCTCCACCAGGACATGACACAGCCCCTGAATCACTACTTTATCAACTCCTCCCACAACACCTACCTGACAG CTGGCCAGTTTTCAGGCCTCTCCTCGGCTGAGATGTACCGCCAGGTGCTGCTGTCTGGCTGCCGCTGTGTGGAATTAGACTGTTGGAAGGGAAAGCCCCCTGATGAGGAGCCCATCATCACCCATGGCTTCACCATGACCACAGATATCTTGTTCAAG GAAGCAATCGAGGCCATCGCAGAGAGTGCCTTTAAGACCTCCCCCTATCCTGTCATCTTGTCGTTTGAAAACCACGTGGACTC ACCCCGCCAACAGGCTAAGATGGCAGAGTACTGCAGGACCATGTTTGGAGACACCCTACTCACGGAACCCCTGGAAAAATTTCCT CTGAAACCTGGCATCCCTCTGCCCAGCCCTGAGGACCTCCGGGGCAAGATTCTCATTAAGAATAAGAAGAACCAGTTTTCTGGTCCAGCATCCCCCAGCTCCCCTGATGAGCAGAAGCCTAGTGGGGAGGCTGAGGGCAACAGCCTGTCTAGTGTCCCCATAGAGGACGACACGG TGTGGACTGGTGAGGACCGGactgaggcagaggaggaggtggacgaggaggaagaggaagagtcagGAAGCCTAGAcgaagaagagataaagaagatgCAGTCGGATGAG GGCACAGCAGGCTTGGAGGTGACAGCTTATGAGGAAATGTCCAGCCTGGTCAATTACATCCAACCCACCAAGTTCATCTCCTTTGAGTTCTCTTCAC AGAAGAACAGAAGTTATGTCATCTCTTCCTTCACGGAGCTCAAGGCCTATGAGCTGCTCTCCAAGGCCTCGATGCAGTTTGTGGA CTACAATAAACGCCAGATGAGCCGAGTGTACCCCAAGGGCACACGCATGGACTCTTCCAACTACATGCCCCAGATGTTCTGGAATGCTGGGTGCCAGATGGTTGCCCTCAATTTCCAAACAATGG ACCTGCCAATGCAGCAGAACATGGCACTGTTTGAGTTCAACGGGCAGAGTGGATACCTCCTGAAGCATGAGTTCATGCGCAGACTGGACAAGCAGTTCAACCCCTTCTCGGTGGACCGCATTGATGTGGTGGTAGCCACCACCCTTTCCATTACG GTGATCTCTGGGCAGTTCCTGTCAGAACGCAGTGTTCGTACCTATGTGGAAGTGGAAATATTTGGCCTCCCAGGGGACCCTAAGAGGCGCTATCGCACCAAACTGTCACCTACTACTAACTCCATCAATCCTGTCTGGAAAGAGGAGCCCTTTGTCTTTGAGAAG ATCTTGCTGCCTGAACTGGCCTCCCTTAGGATAGCTGTGATGGAAGAAGGGAACAGATTTCTTGGACACCGAATCATCCCTATCAATGCCTTGCGTTCTG GATACCACCACTTGTGCCTGCGCAGTGAGAGCAACATGCCTCTTACCATGCCTGCCCTCTTTGTCTTCTTGGAGATGAAGGACTATGTGCCTGACACGTGGGCAG ATCTGACTGTGGCTCTCGCTAACCCCATCAAGTACTTCAATGCCCATGATAAGAAGTCCATGAAGCTCAAGGAGGTGACAGGAAGTCTGCCTGAG GCTGTCTTCACCCAGAAGCCCTTCTCATCCGTGATTCCTGTTGCCAGACAGTCCAATGGGGCTTCAGTCCCGGCCGGCAACGGGTCTACAG CACCTGGGGCCAAGGCCAAGGAGGAAGCTACCAAAGAAGTGGCAG AGCCACAGACAGCCAGCTTGGAGGAGCTGCAGGAACTAAAGAGCGTGGTGAAGTTGCAGCGGAGACATGAGAAGGAGCTTCGAGAGTTGGAGCGGCGTGGAGCCCGGCGCTGGGAGGAGCTGCTGCAGCGTGGCACCGCACAGCTGGCAGAACTCGGTGCTCCAGGAGCTGCCTGCAAGATCCGCCCGGGCAAGGGTTCCCGCAAGAAGAG AATCCAGCCTTGTGAGGAGACTGTCGTGGTGGCGCCTAGCGAGCTTCCCGAGGCTGCGGACCCGCGCGTGCAGGAACTGAAGGacaggctggagcaggagctgcagCAGCAGGGCGAGGAGCAGTACCGCTCTGTCCTCAAGCGCAAGGAGCAGCACGTGACCGAG CAAATCGCCAAGATGATGGAGCTGGCCAGAGAGAAACAGGCTGCTGAACTCAAGACCTTCAAGGAGACCTCAGAACT TGACAccaaagagatgaagaaaagacTGGAGGCCAAGAGGCTGGAACGGATCCAGGCCATGACCAAAGTCACCACAGACAAGGTGGTGCAAGAGAG GCTCAAGAGAGAGATTAACAGCTCCCACATCCAGGAAGTGGTACAGGCTATCAAGCAG ATGACAGAGACCCTGGAGCGGCACCAGGAAAAGCTGGAAGGGAAGCAGACGGCCTGCCTGGAGAAAATCCGGGAGCTGGAAAAGCAG ttccaggagaAGGCGCTGGCCGAGTACGAGGCCAGGATGAAGGGCCTGGAGACTGAAGTAAAGGAATCAGTGAGGGCCTGCTTCAAGGCCTGCTTCCCCTCTGAAACGGAGGACCAGCCTGAGAGGGCCTGTGAGGCCTCCAAGGAATTGTGTCCACAGGAACCACTCACGAACAATGCAGACACCCAGGAGAGCCGCCTCTGA